A window of the Candidatus Omnitrophota bacterium genome harbors these coding sequences:
- a CDS encoding AAA family ATPase yields the protein MPKRIFIAATRQNDGKTTLSLGLMALFKKKFNNVSFIKPIGQRYLVEQGYNIDEDSYLIEEIFGIKSNLKDMSPVAIEKGFTQKYIDNPDHKPLELQVKNAFKKISEGSDLVVIEGTGHAGVGSVFDMSNAVVAKMLNSKVVIVSGGGIGRPIDEIMLSLPLFKQAGVEVAGVIINKVQDTKYKKIDSLVRKGFQRQGVNVLGVIPYLKVLDTPAMEHVADELKGRFISGSAENMLKAINKFVVAAGLPGNVLRQMGERSLVITSGDRDDLIKALLRENRRRKPQQDILAGFIITCGLMPNRKIRGKLEESKIPALLVQEDTFEIVTKIDNMIVKIHPGEKDKIAMIERLVAEHVDLEPLLSKI from the coding sequence ATGCCTAAAAGAATATTTATAGCAGCCACCCGGCAGAATGACGGCAAGACCACGCTTTCGCTGGGTCTGATGGCATTATTTAAGAAGAAATTTAATAATGTCAGTTTTATAAAACCAATCGGCCAGCGGTATCTTGTTGAACAAGGTTACAATATAGATGAAGATTCATATCTGATAGAGGAGATATTCGGTATAAAATCAAATTTGAAGGATATGTCGCCTGTGGCGATAGAAAAAGGTTTTACCCAGAAATACATAGATAATCCTGACCATAAGCCTCTGGAGTTACAGGTAAAAAATGCCTTTAAGAAAATATCCGAAGGAAGCGATCTGGTCGTAATAGAGGGTACCGGCCACGCGGGCGTTGGTTCGGTTTTTGATATGTCTAATGCCGTTGTCGCCAAGATGCTTAACTCCAAGGTAGTCATAGTGTCCGGCGGCGGGATAGGCAGGCCGATAGACGAGATTATGCTTTCGTTGCCTCTTTTTAAGCAGGCGGGCGTTGAAGTAGCCGGCGTTATAATAAACAAGGTCCAGGACACAAAATACAAGAAGATAGACAGCCTTGTCCGAAAAGGTTTTCAGCGCCAAGGCGTTAATGTTCTTGGCGTGATACCGTATCTTAAGGTGCTTGACACACCCGCAATGGAACATGTGGCTGATGAGCTGAAAGGCAGGTTTATAAGCGGTTCGGCCGAGAACATGCTTAAGGCCATAAACAAATTTGTAGTTGCTGCGGGTTTACCGGGCAATGTTTTAAGGCAGATGGGCGAAAGGAGCCTTGTGATTACATCAGGCGACAGGGACGACCTAATAAAGGCGCTATTAAGAGAGAACCGCAGAAGAAAGCCTCAACAGGATATATTGGCGGGTTTTATCATAACATGCGGGCTGATGCCTAATAGAAAAATAAGGGGCAAGCTTGAGGAGAGCAAAATACCCGCTCTGCTTGTGCAGGAAGACACGTTTGAGATAGTAACGAAGATTGATAATATGATAGTAAAAATACATCCCGGCGAGAAAGATAAGATCGCAATGATAGAACGCCTGGTTGCCGAACACGTTGACTTAGAGCCGCTTTTATCAAAGATATGA
- a CDS encoding FAD:protein FMN transferase, which yields MSVKNILYKSVFIVICLAITVTLCLKTETRTRFKMGTFVDIVLTGFVWNDFGPVFDSAFLAIDSVEQIADMYDTGSQLSNLNRSACVGPFHADKELFAMIYHSDRLNRESDGVFDITIAPVAKLWKLCIHNKIMPDAKDIRDNLVLTGPGNLALNPESQEVFFKKKGMSIDLGAVAKGYAVDKAVSQIKISGIKSAMINAGGDIFCLGKKNLFSPWRVGIRDPYDKKNICEVISLSDKAAATSGGYEQFFMYEGKCYSHLIDPRTGYPSNGEYSSVTVIADSCFLADSLATAIFIGGEETRKKLLSLYPGIEVITIKSNF from the coding sequence ATGAGCGTTAAAAATATTTTATATAAATCGGTTTTTATTGTTATATGCCTGGCTATAACAGTTACCTTGTGCCTTAAGACAGAGACCCGTACCAGATTCAAGATGGGGACCTTTGTTGACATTGTATTGACCGGTTTTGTTTGGAATGATTTTGGGCCTGTTTTTGATAGTGCTTTTCTCGCCATTGACAGCGTTGAGCAGATTGCCGATATGTATGATACTGGAAGCCAATTAAGCAATCTCAACAGGTCTGCTTGTGTTGGTCCTTTTCACGCGGACAAAGAGCTTTTTGCCATGATATACCATTCCGACAGGCTGAACCGCGAGAGCGACGGGGTTTTTGATATTACGATAGCTCCTGTCGCCAAACTGTGGAAACTGTGCATACATAATAAGATAATGCCGGATGCCAAGGATATAAGAGACAACCTTGTTTTAACCGGTCCCGGTAACCTTGCGCTGAATCCGGAGAGCCAAGAGGTATTTTTTAAGAAGAAGGGCATGAGCATAGACCTTGGAGCTGTTGCCAAGGGATATGCGGTAGATAAGGCTGTAAGCCAGATAAAGATCTCCGGCATCAAGTCCGCGATGATAAATGCCGGAGGCGACATCTTTTGCTTAGGTAAAAAAAACCTTTTCTCACCCTGGCGTGTCGGCATAAGAGACCCTTATGATAAAAAAAATATTTGTGAGGTCATATCTCTATCCGATAAGGCGGCCGCGACATCAGGCGGGTATGAGCAGTTTTTTATGTATGAAGGAAAGTGCTATAGCCACCTGATAGACCCGAGGACAGGCTATCCTTCTAACGGCGAATATAGTTCTGTAACGGTTATAGCTGATTCTTGTTTTTTGGCTGACTCTCTTGCCACGGCTATTTTTATCGGAGGAGAAGAAACTAGAAAGAAACTGCTGTCCTTGTATCCCGGCATTGAAGTGATAACGATAAAAAGTAATTTTTAA